One segment of Terriglobia bacterium DNA contains the following:
- a CDS encoding PilT/PilU family type 4a pilus ATPase → MPFFDEQLSRLVRELNSLSGESALPPVERDPGGEVRLDVLLARAAETRASDLLLVTGAPPTARVDGRLLAIDPQVLDDRVVVALIHEVLEEPWARALERTLAADFCFDRPGLGRYRCNVHLQRGVLAAAIRALPPAIPGLEALGLPQVLGRFAALERGLVLLCGPAGCGKSTTLACIVDIVNRTRNAHVITVEDPIEHVHAHGTSIVEQIEVGRDTPSFGEALRHVLRQDPDVILVGEMRDRETIAMTLTAAETGHLVLSTLHTGTVAQTLDRIVDVFPEDQQPQIRAQLALSLAGIVLQHLLPKREGPGRVPAVEVLLINDAIRNLIRRGQNHQIPAQLVTGRTGGMIPLEDSLARLVKSGTVTREEALRHAPHPEEFESFLR, encoded by the coding sequence GTGCCGTTCTTCGACGAGCAGCTCTCCCGCCTCGTGCGGGAACTCAACTCTCTGAGTGGTGAATCCGCGCTCCCGCCGGTGGAGCGGGACCCGGGAGGCGAGGTTCGCCTGGACGTGCTGCTGGCCCGTGCCGCCGAGACGCGCGCGTCCGATCTGCTCCTCGTCACCGGGGCTCCGCCCACCGCCCGCGTGGACGGGCGGCTCCTGGCGATCGACCCCCAGGTGCTGGACGATAGGGTAGTCGTCGCCTTGATCCACGAGGTGCTCGAGGAGCCGTGGGCGCGGGCCCTCGAGCGGACCCTGGCTGCCGATTTCTGCTTCGACCGGCCGGGGCTCGGCCGCTACCGTTGCAACGTCCACCTCCAGCGCGGCGTCCTCGCGGCCGCGATCCGCGCCCTTCCCCCGGCGATCCCGGGTCTCGAGGCGCTCGGCCTCCCGCAGGTTCTCGGCCGATTCGCGGCACTCGAGCGAGGCCTCGTGCTGCTGTGCGGCCCTGCGGGGTGCGGGAAATCCACGACCCTCGCCTGCATCGTGGACATCGTGAACCGGACCCGGAACGCACACGTCATCACGGTGGAGGATCCGATCGAGCACGTGCATGCGCACGGCACCAGCATCGTGGAGCAGATCGAAGTCGGCCGCGACACGCCTTCCTTCGGCGAAGCGTTGCGCCACGTCCTGCGACAGGACCCCGACGTGATCCTCGTCGGCGAGATGCGCGACCGGGAGACGATCGCCATGACGCTGACCGCCGCCGAGACCGGCCACCTCGTGCTCTCGACCCTCCACACGGGAACCGTGGCGCAGACCCTCGACCGGATCGTCGACGTGTTCCCGGAGGACCAGCAGCCCCAAATCCGCGCTCAGCTGGCGCTGTCGCTGGCAGGCATCGTGCTGCAGCACCTGCTGCCGAAGCGGGAGGGGCCGGGGCGCGTTCCGGCCGTCGAGGTGCTCCTGATCAACGACGCGATTCGCAATTTGATCCGCCGGGGACAGAACCACCAGATACCCGCCCAACTGGTCACGGGACGGACCGGCGGGATGATCCCGCTGGAGGACTCACTCGCCCGGCTCGTGAAGAGCGGCACCGTCACCCGCGAGGAGGCGCTTCGACACGCGCCGCACCCCGAGGAATTCGAGAGTTTCCTGCGATGA
- a CDS encoding response regulator: protein MVSKEVFTTFDVARICHFSPLSIINWVNAGRLPAFRTPGGHRRIRKKDLVHFMRENGIPIPESLREGSGLARILVVDDEANIRDVIAEHMSSRAHRYEVMTAADGFEAGRLMVTFRPDIVLLDLRMPGMDGFQICRTIKADPESTRAIVIAMTGYYTPETEARVLECGAIRCFAKPVEPSVLSGFIDSVVQQAATSRTRRRKQHVRA from the coding sequence ATGGTTTCGAAAGAAGTATTTACGACTTTCGACGTGGCGAGGATCTGCCACTTCTCCCCGCTCTCGATCATCAACTGGGTGAACGCGGGTCGCCTCCCGGCCTTCCGGACCCCTGGCGGACACCGTCGGATTCGCAAGAAGGATCTCGTCCACTTCATGCGTGAGAACGGGATCCCGATTCCCGAGTCGCTCCGGGAAGGGTCCGGCCTCGCGAGGATCCTGGTGGTGGACGACGAGGCGAACATTCGCGACGTCATCGCGGAGCACATGTCGAGCCGCGCGCACCGGTACGAGGTGATGACCGCCGCGGACGGCTTCGAAGCCGGGCGCCTCATGGTGACGTTCCGCCCGGACATCGTGCTGCTGGATCTCAGGATGCCGGGGATGGACGGCTTCCAGATTTGCCGGACCATCAAGGCCGACCCCGAATCGACCCGCGCGATCGTGATCGCGATGACCGGCTACTACACGCCGGAAACCGAGGCCAGGGTCCTGGAGTGCGGGGCGATCCGCTGCTTCGCGAAGCCGGTGGAGCCCTCGGTCCTGAGCGGCTTCATCGACTCGGTGGTCCAGCAGGCGGCGACATCGAGAACGCGACGCCGCAAGCAGCACGTCCGCGCCTGA
- a CDS encoding molybdopterin biosynthesis protein: protein EPLATGQVYDSNAIILADAVRECGGRPLPMGIVPDEPGAVRAAVARALAAADVVLLSGGTSKGPRDLNVRVLEETLDAPGVIAHGVALKPGKPLCLAVSGNKPVAVLPGFPTSAIFTFHEFVAPVIRALAGLGEPQEERIAARLPITVTSEPGRTECVLVRLTETDAGALVAYPIGKGSGSVTTWSQADGYFVVPKTVEMIDEGEEVSILAIAGGRARRVDLVIIGSHCVGLDVIVGRLRRRGVTCKVIAAGSQAGLDAIRRGECDVAGAHLYDPATGAYNEPFLSHELELRRGYGRLQGVVHRRGDPRFEGRSAEEAVRAAARTPGVVMINRNRGSGTRALYDRLLGDARPPGYGVEASSHHAIAAAVAQGRADFGVAIDIVARDRDLGFLPIAEERYDFFVRKTRLARPAVRAFLEELESAETRALLRARGLRA, encoded by the coding sequence CGCTCGCGCGCTGGCCGCGGCCGACGTCGTGCTGCTGTCGGGCGGCACCTCGAAAGGTCCCCGAGACCTCAACGTCCGCGTCCTCGAGGAGACCCTGGATGCGCCCGGGGTCATCGCTCACGGTGTCGCGCTCAAGCCCGGCAAGCCGCTCTGCCTCGCGGTGTCGGGAAACAAGCCCGTGGCGGTGTTGCCGGGCTTCCCGACGTCCGCGATCTTCACGTTCCACGAGTTCGTCGCCCCGGTGATCCGCGCCCTGGCCGGCCTCGGCGAGCCGCAGGAGGAGCGAATCGCCGCGAGACTGCCGATCACCGTGACCTCGGAGCCCGGTCGCACCGAGTGCGTCCTCGTGCGCCTCACCGAGACCGATGCGGGCGCGCTGGTGGCCTACCCGATCGGTAAGGGCTCGGGCTCGGTCACCACGTGGAGCCAGGCCGACGGCTACTTCGTGGTTCCCAAGACGGTCGAGATGATCGACGAGGGGGAAGAGGTGTCGATCCTCGCGATCGCGGGCGGGCGCGCGCGGCGCGTGGACCTCGTCATCATCGGAAGCCACTGCGTCGGCCTCGACGTGATCGTCGGACGGTTGCGCCGGCGGGGAGTGACGTGCAAGGTCATCGCCGCGGGGAGCCAGGCAGGCCTCGATGCCATCCGCCGCGGCGAGTGCGACGTCGCCGGCGCCCACCTCTACGATCCGGCGACGGGCGCCTACAACGAGCCGTTCCTGTCGCACGAACTCGAGCTGCGGCGCGGCTACGGGCGGCTCCAGGGGGTGGTGCACCGCCGAGGCGATCCCCGCTTCGAGGGGAGATCCGCCGAGGAGGCCGTCCGGGCGGCCGCTCGCACGCCCGGCGTCGTCATGATCAACCGCAACCGCGGCAGCGGGACGCGAGCGCTCTACGATCGGCTGCTTGGCGACGCGCGGCCGCCGGGGTACGGCGTCGAGGCATCCTCGCACCACGCCATCGCCGCGGCCGTGGCCCAGGGGCGGGCGGACTTCGGCGTCGCGATCGACATCGTCGCCCGCGACCGCGACCTTGGATTCCTTCCCATCGCCGAGGAGCGCTACGATTTCTTCGTGCGAAAGACGCGGCTCGCCCGGCCCGCCGTCCGAGCATTCCTCGAGGAGCTCGAGAGCGCCGAGACGCGTGCTCTGCTTCGCGCGAGGGGACTCCGGGCCTGA